A stretch of Vibrio aphrogenes DNA encodes these proteins:
- a CDS encoding TerC family protein — protein MLELLSQPEVWLIFLTLFSLEIILGIDNIIFISVLCERLPQHQRKFARNMGIMLAVMARILLVFSIAWIMSLSQPILQFGSVIFTGRDIIMILGGLFLMLKSLKELWGWLNPTKETHSTCLRTGLAVVLLQIVAVDAVFSMDSVITAIGLTNDIPIMIAAIVSSACVMVMVAERINNVVMQYPGFKTLALLFLVLLGGLLMAEGFDIHVNKGYVYFAMCFGILLELCHIRIKKIQLTKPVEQTS, from the coding sequence ATGTTAGAACTTTTATCACAACCTGAAGTTTGGTTAATTTTCCTTACCCTCTTCTCCCTAGAAATTATTTTAGGTATCGACAACATTATTTTTATTTCGGTGTTATGTGAACGCTTACCGCAACATCAACGTAAGTTTGCACGCAACATGGGGATAATGTTGGCCGTTATGGCTCGTATTCTTCTCGTTTTCTCAATTGCATGGATAATGTCGTTATCTCAACCGATCTTGCAATTTGGAAGCGTTATCTTTACTGGCCGCGATATCATCATGATCTTAGGCGGGCTTTTCTTAATGCTGAAAAGCTTGAAAGAATTATGGGGATGGTTAAACCCAACAAAAGAAACACATTCAACGTGTTTACGCACGGGCTTAGCGGTAGTGTTATTACAGATTGTGGCTGTTGATGCTGTCTTTTCAATGGACTCAGTGATCACCGCAATTGGATTGACCAATGACATCCCTATCATGATTGCCGCGATTGTCAGCTCAGCTTGTGTGATGGTCATGGTTGCTGAAAGAATCAACAATGTGGTCATGCAATATCCCGGCTTTAAAACGCTTGCGTTATTGTTCTTGGTACTATTGGGCGGCTTATTAATGGCTGAAGGCTTTGATATTCATGTCAATAAAGGCTACGTCTACTTTGCGATGTGCTTCGGTATTTTATTAGAATTGTGTCATATTCGAATTAAAAAAATACAGCTAACGAAGCCAGTTGAGCAAACTTCTTAA
- a CDS encoding MFS transporter encodes MPLSITRKLRTSYSSRNIAMLIVAVMLLAANLRAPVTGVAPMIEMISQAFHLSATQAGLLTTLPLICFAIFAPPAAFLTKRLGVELTIIVALLLITFGIVIRSLGTVEWLFIGTASIGVGVSIGNVLLPIIVKRDFPMKVALLTSSYVLAMGIASASASAFSIPLAQFQGLGWQGSLAALSVIGVVAIIVWLPQLKYNQKPSSMNTSDSPVTNLWRHRLAWQVAFYLGCGSFFTYTIIAWLPSILVGHGYSASEAGVVHGVFQIGTALPGLFVIPLVARLSNQCLPAVSICLIAACSTVGLIFLPQFAYVWSMVLGLASGAWFILGLSFISFRTQNTLQATALSGIAQFIGYSLASIGPLLAGFLYGLHHRWMEVLLMILSICVISACLGWFAGKERVIE; translated from the coding sequence ATGCCTTTGTCGATTACTCGAAAATTACGGACATCATATTCATCTCGAAATATAGCAATGTTGATTGTGGCGGTGATGCTGCTGGCGGCCAATTTAAGAGCGCCGGTGACTGGGGTCGCACCTATGATCGAGATGATTTCTCAGGCTTTTCATTTATCGGCGACTCAAGCCGGTTTACTCACCACGCTTCCTTTAATTTGTTTTGCTATTTTTGCGCCACCTGCGGCATTTTTAACCAAGCGATTAGGCGTCGAACTCACGATTATTGTGGCGCTGCTATTGATCACTTTTGGCATTGTGATTCGCTCACTCGGTACGGTTGAATGGTTATTTATAGGGACGGCTTCGATCGGGGTTGGCGTGAGTATTGGTAATGTGTTGTTGCCGATTATTGTTAAACGTGATTTCCCCATGAAAGTGGCGCTTCTAACTTCAAGTTATGTATTAGCGATGGGGATTGCTTCCGCCTCGGCCTCGGCATTTTCAATACCATTGGCGCAATTTCAAGGCCTAGGTTGGCAAGGCTCGTTAGCCGCATTAAGTGTGATAGGAGTGGTTGCGATAATCGTTTGGTTACCACAACTAAAATACAATCAAAAACCCAGTAGCATGAACACTTCGGATTCACCGGTAACAAATTTATGGCGACATCGTTTAGCTTGGCAAGTGGCTTTTTATTTAGGTTGTGGTTCGTTTTTCACTTATACCATTATCGCTTGGCTACCCAGTATTTTAGTGGGGCATGGCTATAGCGCATCGGAAGCAGGAGTTGTGCATGGGGTCTTTCAAATTGGTACCGCATTACCGGGGTTATTTGTTATCCCGTTAGTGGCACGTCTATCCAATCAATGTTTACCGGCGGTGTCTATTTGTTTAATCGCTGCTTGTTCTACGGTTGGGTTAATATTTCTGCCACAGTTCGCTTATGTGTGGTCAATGGTGTTGGGGTTAGCCTCCGGGGCTTGGTTTATACTGGGTTTATCATTCATCAGCTTCCGTACACAAAATACTTTGCAGGCGACTGCGTTATCTGGGATCGCGCAATTTATCGGTTATTCCTTAGCGTCGATTGGACCATTATTGGCTGGATTTTTGTATGGGTTGCATCATCGCTGGATGGAAGTGTTGCTGATGATCCTATCTATTTGTGTTATATCCGCGTGTTTAGGTTGGTTTGCGGGTAAAGAGAGAGTCATCGAGTAG
- a CDS encoding YoaK family protein, translating to MFTKLPRWVEYGTFTLAFIAGFVNAIGLLGFEHQAISHLSGSVTLVGIHFFQSPLQAWFLIGLVTSFVLGSAISGVLIFGESLKLGRHYDSVLLLEATLLFICAFLLEEHISVGLFLASMACGLQNALVTTYSGAVIRTTHLTGLFTDLGIMLGRKVSGYPLNRRKFVMFFVIITGFICGAFVAKVMFDRFSVMALFFPASCCLVLALGYRIYRQTQKRHSL from the coding sequence GTGTTTACTAAATTACCTAGGTGGGTCGAATACGGCACTTTCACCTTAGCCTTTATTGCCGGTTTTGTTAATGCAATCGGATTACTTGGATTCGAGCATCAAGCCATCTCCCATTTATCGGGTAGCGTCACCTTAGTTGGGATCCATTTTTTTCAGTCACCGTTACAAGCGTGGTTTTTAATTGGGCTAGTGACGAGCTTTGTTTTAGGTTCGGCTATTTCAGGGGTGTTGATTTTTGGAGAGTCTTTAAAGCTAGGTCGCCATTATGATTCGGTGTTATTACTGGAGGCAACACTGCTTTTTATTTGTGCCTTTTTACTTGAAGAGCATATCAGTGTTGGTTTGTTTTTAGCTTCGATGGCTTGTGGGCTGCAAAATGCTTTGGTAACGACGTACAGTGGGGCGGTGATTCGTACTACTCACTTAACCGGCTTATTTACCGATCTTGGGATAATGTTAGGAAGAAAGGTATCTGGCTATCCTCTTAATCGCCGAAAATTTGTGATGTTTTTTGTTATTATCACCGGCTTTATTTGTGGGGCCTTTGTAGCGAAAGTGATGTTTGATCGCTTTAGTGTGATGGCGTTATTTTTTCCTGCAAGTTGTTGTTTAGTATTGGCTCTTGGGTATCGGATTTATCGTCAAACCCAAAAGCGCCACTCGCTTTAA
- a CDS encoding amino acid aminotransferase: MFEKVPAAPADPILGLTEEFKNDSRAHKINLGVGIYKNEDGQTPVLATVKKAEAALLESEKTKSYLTIEGTAEYGLAVQKLLFGADSNIVTNKLAKTAQAPGGTGALRVAGEFIKRELDANKIWISNPTWANHIGVFTAAGLETAQYNYYNAETHDKDFNAMLASLADAQTGDIVLLHGCCHNPTGIDPTPAEWEQLAQLCADKGLLPLFDFAYQGFAKGVEEDAAGLRTFAKYCDEILVASSFSKNFGLYNERVGAFTLVAATAETANTAFSQVKKIIRSIYSNPPAHGAAVVTHILNDSALRTEWEAEVTEMRDRIQEMRTLFVQTLKAEGVSQDFSFIEAQNGMFSFSGLNKEQVARLKEEFAIYIVGSGRISVAGMTKNNMGPLCKGIAAVL; this comes from the coding sequence ATGTTTGAAAAAGTACCTGCTGCCCCTGCCGACCCGATTCTTGGTTTAACTGAAGAATTTAAGAATGATTCTCGCGCTCACAAAATCAACTTAGGCGTTGGCATCTACAAAAATGAAGATGGCCAAACGCCCGTACTTGCGACCGTAAAAAAAGCGGAAGCTGCGTTGCTTGAATCAGAAAAAACCAAATCATATTTAACCATTGAAGGCACAGCCGAATATGGCCTTGCGGTTCAAAAACTGCTGTTTGGTGCGGATTCTAACATTGTTACGAATAAATTAGCCAAAACCGCTCAAGCTCCAGGTGGTACAGGTGCCCTTCGTGTCGCGGGTGAATTCATTAAACGTGAGCTGGATGCCAATAAAATTTGGATCAGTAACCCGACATGGGCAAACCACATTGGGGTGTTCACCGCAGCAGGTCTAGAAACCGCTCAGTATAACTACTACAACGCCGAAACGCATGATAAAGATTTCAATGCGATGCTAGCGAGCTTAGCCGATGCACAAACCGGCGATATCGTTTTACTGCATGGCTGTTGCCATAACCCAACCGGCATCGATCCAACGCCTGCTGAATGGGAACAACTCGCGCAATTATGTGCAGATAAAGGTTTATTACCGCTGTTTGATTTCGCCTACCAAGGTTTTGCTAAAGGCGTAGAAGAAGACGCCGCAGGTCTACGTACTTTTGCCAAGTATTGTGATGAAATCTTAGTTGCGAGTTCGTTTTCGAAAAACTTCGGTTTGTACAATGAACGTGTGGGGGCATTTACCCTAGTTGCAGCGACGGCTGAAACGGCAAACACGGCCTTCTCTCAAGTGAAGAAAATCATTCGCTCTATTTATTCAAACCCACCAGCTCATGGTGCGGCAGTGGTAACACACATCCTCAACGATTCCGCATTACGTACTGAATGGGAAGCGGAAGTCACCGAGATGCGCGATCGTATTCAAGAGATGCGTACCTTATTTGTGCAAACACTTAAAGCAGAAGGTGTCTCACAAGACTTTAGCTTTATTGAAGCACAAAATGGCATGTTCTCTTTCTCGGGTTTAAATAAAGAACAAGTCGCCCGCTTAAAAGAAGAGTTTGCCATTTATATCGTCGGCTCTGGTCGCATCAGCGTCG